In Stieleria varia, one genomic interval encodes:
- a CDS encoding metal-dependent hydrolase: MTKLTWLSHASWLIDTGSHRILLDPFLTDNPTAKSKPSDFTDISHILISHGHFDHVADAAAIAKANDATVIAVFEIAQWFADTHSIQSTLGMNLGGSADLPFGTVKMIPALHSSSLPDGSDAGCPAGFILTINGKRIYFACDTALFSDMRLYAQGVDVAVLPIGDLFTMGVDDSVAATKLIEPSVVLPTHYGTWPPIAQDAQVWAEKITQQTGATPVVLDVDGTYEI, translated from the coding sequence ATGACGAAACTCACTTGGCTTTCTCACGCCTCTTGGCTGATCGATACCGGTTCGCATCGCATCCTGCTCGATCCTTTCTTGACCGATAACCCAACGGCCAAGTCCAAGCCGTCCGACTTCACGGACATCAGCCACATCCTGATCTCACACGGACACTTTGATCACGTGGCCGACGCTGCGGCAATCGCCAAAGCGAACGACGCTACCGTGATCGCTGTTTTTGAGATCGCTCAATGGTTCGCCGACACTCATTCCATCCAATCGACCCTCGGAATGAATCTTGGTGGCTCCGCTGACTTGCCATTCGGCACCGTCAAGATGATTCCCGCTCTGCACAGCAGCTCACTGCCCGACGGCAGCGACGCGGGTTGCCCGGCCGGATTCATTCTCACGATCAACGGCAAACGGATTTACTTTGCCTGCGACACCGCACTCTTCAGCGACATGCGTTTGTACGCTCAGGGTGTCGACGTAGCCGTGTTGCCCATCGGCGACCTGTTCACGATGGGAGTGGACGACAGTGTTGCGGCAACCAAACTGATCGAGCCGTCGGTGGTGCTGCCCACACATTATGGAACTTGGCCTCCAATCGCGCAAGACGCACAGGTTTGGGCGGAAAAGATCACCCAGCAAACCGGCGCGACGCCGGTTGTCCTGGATGTCGACGGAACCTACGAAATCTAA
- the trpB gene encoding tryptophan synthase subunit beta produces MSIAPDSSHASASVPDARGRFGDYGGRFVPETLTRALDQLIDEYERAKKDPEFQRELNGLLKTFVGRPSPFYHAKRLTEACGGAQIWLKREDLNHTGAHKINNTLGQALLTLRMGKTRVIAETGAGQHGVASATACAHFGLPCTVYMGAEDIRRQKPNVFSMKLMGAEIRSVESGSRTLRDAVNEAMRDWMSSVENTHYIIGSVIGPHPFPMMVRDFQAVIGRETRDQSREILGKLPECVVACVGGGSNAAGMFYPFVEDDGVRMVGVEAGGRGSNPGDHAAPMSFGSPGVLHGSYSYVMQDADGQTCDVHSMSAGLDYPGVGPEHSYWKDTGRVDYIQCGDDEAMAAFDQLARTEGIIAALESSHALAKAMQIASEMSSKENLVVCLSGRGDKDAMEIARLRGETW; encoded by the coding sequence ATGAGTATCGCACCGGATTCCTCTCACGCTTCAGCATCGGTTCCCGACGCGCGGGGCAGGTTCGGCGACTACGGCGGTCGATTTGTCCCGGAAACGCTCACTCGCGCCCTCGACCAACTGATCGATGAATACGAGCGAGCCAAGAAAGACCCCGAGTTCCAACGTGAACTGAACGGATTACTGAAGACCTTCGTCGGCCGCCCCAGCCCGTTCTACCACGCAAAACGACTGACGGAAGCTTGCGGGGGCGCCCAGATCTGGCTCAAACGCGAAGACCTCAATCACACCGGTGCCCACAAGATCAACAATACGCTTGGTCAAGCCCTGCTGACGCTGCGAATGGGCAAGACACGCGTGATCGCGGAAACAGGTGCCGGACAACACGGCGTCGCCAGTGCCACCGCCTGTGCCCACTTCGGCTTGCCATGCACGGTCTACATGGGCGCCGAAGACATCCGCCGCCAAAAACCAAATGTCTTTAGCATGAAACTCATGGGTGCGGAGATCCGCAGCGTCGAGAGCGGCTCGCGCACTTTGCGTGACGCGGTGAACGAAGCCATGCGGGACTGGATGTCGTCCGTCGAGAATACCCACTACATCATTGGCAGCGTCATCGGCCCCCATCCGTTTCCGATGATGGTTCGAGATTTCCAGGCCGTGATCGGACGCGAAACACGTGATCAATCTCGCGAAATCCTAGGCAAGTTGCCCGAGTGCGTCGTTGCTTGTGTGGGCGGTGGCAGCAACGCGGCAGGCATGTTCTATCCCTTTGTCGAAGACGACGGCGTGCGGATGGTCGGCGTGGAAGCGGGCGGACGAGGCAGCAACCCAGGCGACCACGCCGCCCCGATGTCGTTCGGTTCACCGGGCGTGCTGCACGGCAGCTACAGCTACGTGATGCAAGACGCCGACGGACAAACCTGCGACGTTCACTCGATGAGCGCCGGACTGGACTATCCGGGCGTCGGCCCCGAACACAGTTATTGGAAGGACACCGGGCGGGTCGACTACATCCAGTGCGGAGACGACGAAGCCATGGCGGCGTTCGATCAGCTTGCCCGCACCGAAGGCATCATCGCAGCCCTGGAGTCCAGCCACGCATTGGCCAAAGCGATGCAGATCGCCAGCGAGATGTCGTCCAAGGAAAACCTTGTGGTCTGCCTGTCCGGACGCGGCGACAAAGACGCCATGGAAATCGCCCGCCTCCGCGGCGAAACCTGGTAA
- a CDS encoding TIGR03960 family B12-binding radical SAM protein has translation MINHERRRLLESRIWPHVQTPAQYVGGERNIVVKDHGHLRGKLCIGFPDAYTIGMSHHGLQVLYSLMNRRSDWCAERVFAPWPDMEQQLRKHDIPLYSLETFTALSDFDVVGLSLQYEISSPNVLTMIDLGGIPLDAVDRTMADPLLVAGGPCCQNPEPMADYFDVMITGDGEPALPVICDLWIELKEKYRRADGSFADGETGRQQRADALLVVAQQIEYAYVPRFYQCEYADDRIQSLTPTRDDIPKTVAPSVISDLDGIPLPTKPIVPYIECVHDRIALEIMRGCPHLCRFCQSTVIKRPLRIREVETIVDAAWESYLNTGHNEISILSLSSSDYPHFEPLVKRLHEVFKPVGVNISVPSLRVNDQLRSLPQLIGSERRNSLTLAPEVARDDMREQIRKKIKNSDLIEGCRAAFQNGFESVKLYFMCGLPGERAVDLDGIVDLAETIATVGKEVRGRYARVTASVSNFVPKAHTPYQWNGMQRREYFQWAHKYLWSRRTIRSVNIKCHDIETSLLEGVISRGDRRTGKAIRLAWERGARMDGWTEYLDPQRWWQALADAGINVDRQVHDSYEMMDKLPWDHVNIKFGRGYLEKEQGRATVQLAAMANAT, from the coding sequence ATGATCAATCACGAACGCCGCCGACTGCTGGAATCACGTATTTGGCCCCACGTTCAAACTCCCGCACAATACGTCGGCGGCGAACGAAACATCGTGGTCAAGGATCATGGACACCTTCGCGGCAAGCTGTGTATCGGATTCCCCGATGCCTACACGATCGGTATGAGCCACCACGGGCTGCAAGTCCTGTACTCGCTGATGAATCGCCGCTCCGACTGGTGTGCCGAACGGGTTTTCGCTCCATGGCCAGACATGGAACAGCAACTCCGCAAACACGACATACCACTCTACAGCCTGGAAACCTTCACCGCCCTGTCGGATTTCGACGTCGTCGGACTGAGCCTGCAGTACGAGATCAGCTCGCCAAACGTGTTAACCATGATCGATCTGGGAGGCATTCCACTGGATGCCGTGGATCGCACGATGGCCGATCCGCTGTTGGTCGCTGGCGGCCCGTGTTGCCAAAACCCGGAACCGATGGCGGACTACTTTGACGTCATGATCACCGGCGATGGAGAACCGGCACTGCCAGTCATCTGCGACCTCTGGATCGAACTCAAAGAAAAATATCGCCGCGCCGATGGCAGCTTTGCCGACGGTGAGACTGGCCGCCAACAGCGTGCCGATGCTTTACTCGTCGTCGCCCAACAAATCGAATACGCCTACGTCCCACGCTTCTACCAATGCGAATACGCCGACGATCGCATCCAATCCCTCACGCCCACACGCGACGACATCCCCAAAACAGTCGCCCCCAGCGTCATCAGCGACTTGGACGGAATCCCCCTACCGACCAAGCCGATCGTTCCCTACATCGAATGTGTTCACGATCGAATCGCATTAGAAATCATGCGTGGATGCCCGCACCTCTGTCGGTTCTGCCAAAGCACGGTGATCAAACGCCCGCTGCGAATCCGCGAAGTCGAAACGATCGTCGACGCCGCTTGGGAAAGCTATCTCAACACGGGCCACAACGAGATCAGCATCCTCTCGCTCTCCAGCAGTGACTACCCGCACTTCGAACCCCTGGTCAAACGACTCCACGAAGTCTTCAAGCCGGTCGGCGTGAACATCAGCGTCCCCAGCCTTCGCGTGAATGATCAACTGCGCTCGTTGCCGCAATTGATCGGTAGCGAACGTCGAAATTCATTGACACTGGCACCCGAAGTCGCCCGCGATGACATGCGGGAACAGATTCGCAAAAAGATCAAGAACAGTGACTTGATCGAAGGCTGCCGGGCCGCGTTCCAAAACGGCTTTGAGAGCGTCAAGCTGTATTTCATGTGCGGCCTGCCCGGCGAACGCGCCGTCGATCTCGATGGCATCGTCGACTTGGCTGAAACGATTGCCACCGTAGGTAAAGAAGTCCGTGGTCGCTACGCACGCGTGACCGCCAGCGTGTCTAACTTCGTCCCCAAAGCTCACACGCCGTACCAGTGGAACGGAATGCAGCGTCGGGAATACTTTCAATGGGCACACAAGTATTTGTGGAGTCGACGCACGATCCGCAGCGTGAACATCAAGTGCCACGACATCGAAACGAGCCTGCTAGAAGGCGTCATCAGCCGAGGCGATCGCCGAACCGGCAAAGCCATCCGACTGGCGTGGGAACGCGGCGCTCGCATGGACGGATGGACCGAATACCTCGATCCGCAACGATGGTGGCAAGCCCTAGCGGACGCCGGAATCAACGTCGATCGTCAAGTCCACGATAGCTATGAAATGATGGACAAGCTGCCCTGGGATCACGTCAACATCAAATTCGGACGCGGCTATCTAGAGAAAGAGCAGGGCAGGGCAACGGTTCAACTGGCCGCCATGGCCAATGCCACCTAG
- a CDS encoding Rieske (2Fe-2S) protein produces the protein MSDFEVVGKVSDFEVGRGRAVPYDGRMVAVFRQESGEWYAIDDLCPHMGASLAEGYVEGNSVTCPWHAWRFCVADGTWEDNPRVKVDSFEVQVDGDDVKVRERVVEKEGDVE, from the coding sequence GTGAGTGATTTTGAAGTGGTCGGGAAAGTGAGCGATTTTGAGGTCGGTCGCGGCCGTGCGGTGCCGTATGACGGTCGAATGGTCGCGGTATTTCGCCAGGAAAGTGGCGAGTGGTACGCGATCGACGACCTGTGCCCTCACATGGGGGCGTCGCTGGCCGAAGGATACGTGGAGGGCAATTCGGTGACTTGCCCCTGGCACGCATGGCGATTCTGCGTTGCCGATGGGACTTGGGAAGACAATCCCCGGGTCAAGGTCGACTCGTTCGAAGTGCAGGTCGATGGCGATGACGTGAAGGTTCGTGAACGGGTGGTGGAAAAAGAGGGAGATGTGGAGTGA